The following proteins come from a genomic window of Mucinivorans hirudinis:
- a CDS encoding WbjC produces the protein MIRVGITGQAGFVGTHLYNHLGLQPEKYERVPFEDSFFDDIAKLRNFVKQCDVIVHLAAMNRHESEQVIYDTNIRLNRDLIAAMEAENVTPHVLFSSSTQEERDNLYGKSKREGREMIEAWATKTGASFSGLVVPNVYGEFSRPNYNTFIATFAHKLINGEQPTVMVDSDVKLIYVGSLCRFIISQFSEKGVRKVEVPHDFEKKVTEILALFENYKTLYFEQGFIPELKDINEVNLFNTFRSYIEPRCMKLVQHADPRGVFVETIKLGVGGQVSFSTTVPGITRGNHFHTRKIERFTVIKGKAVIELRKIGTCEVCEFHLDGTEPAYVDMPVWYTHNIKNVGEDELYTQFWINEWYNPADGDTYFETV, from the coding sequence ATGATAAGAGTAGGAATAACAGGTCAGGCGGGCTTTGTGGGCACGCACCTATATAACCATTTGGGATTGCAGCCCGAGAAATACGAAAGAGTTCCTTTCGAGGATTCTTTTTTCGATGACATTGCAAAGCTAAGAAACTTTGTAAAACAGTGTGATGTGATTGTGCACCTTGCAGCAATGAACCGTCACGAGAGTGAGCAGGTTATCTATGATACTAACATTCGCCTGAACCGTGACCTGATAGCTGCGATGGAGGCTGAAAACGTCACACCCCACGTTCTTTTCAGCTCATCGACCCAAGAAGAGCGCGACAACCTCTACGGAAAATCAAAGCGTGAAGGACGCGAAATGATTGAAGCGTGGGCAACAAAAACAGGAGCCTCGTTTAGCGGACTGGTAGTACCGAATGTATACGGAGAGTTTTCTCGTCCAAACTATAATACATTCATTGCCACCTTTGCCCACAAACTAATAAACGGCGAACAGCCCACCGTAATGGTGGATTCTGATGTGAAACTTATTTATGTCGGTTCACTTTGCAGATTCATTATTTCTCAATTTTCAGAAAAAGGGGTTCGCAAGGTGGAAGTGCCTCACGATTTTGAGAAGAAGGTCACAGAAATATTAGCTCTGTTTGAAAACTATAAAACACTCTATTTTGAGCAGGGATTTATACCTGAATTAAAGGATATTAATGAGGTAAATCTCTTTAACACTTTTCGCTCTTATATAGAACCTCGTTGTATGAAATTGGTGCAGCACGCCGACCCGCGCGGGGTATTTGTCGAAACAATTAAACTGGGTGTTGGCGGACAGGTTTCCTTCTCAACCACTGTGCCCGGCATCACCCGCGGCAACCATTTTCACACGCGCAAAATAGAGAGATTTACAGTTATCAAGGGTAAGGCTGTCATAGAGTTAAGGAAAATCGGGACGTGCGAGGTCTGCGAGTTTCATTTGGACGGCACTGAACCTGCTTATGTTGATATGCCTGTGTGGTACACCCACAATATCAAGAACGTAGGCGAAGACGAGCTCTATACCCAATTTTGGATAAACGAATGGTATAACCCCGCCGATGGCGACACTTATTTTGAGACGGTATGA